A genome region from Triticum aestivum cultivar Chinese Spring chromosome 2B, IWGSC CS RefSeq v2.1, whole genome shotgun sequence includes the following:
- the LOC123044615 gene encoding uncharacterized protein, producing MPEDLTERNHTRTRVAPTTHGKTSQATGRLLLRRRRRRSIRSSQSKMSFRAREIYKKVVRRVGGEGKLPAEVMDTVKNILPNSKVVMGRAKRGIFAGRHIQFGNKVSEDGGNKSRRNWKPNVQEKRLFSYIHDRHIRVKVTTHALRCIDKAGGIDEYLLKTPYNKMDTEMGIAWKAKIEKMYSELAGMEVGFFPPEEEAKIKQGFEEVRSAKREFRSESRRALGVANQSQLEATKADDDETTEVVDTNEEVSDVAEKS from the exons ATGCCGGAAGATCTCACGGAGCGAAACCACACCCGCACCAGAGTCGCCCCCACCACGCACGGGAAAACCTCGCAGGCaaccggccgcctcctcctccgccgccgccgccgtcgaagcaTCAGAAGCAGCCAGAGTAAGATGTCGTTCCGGGCGCGGGAGATTTACAAGAAGGTGGTGCGCCGCGTGGGCGGGGAGGGGAAGCTGCCGGCGGAGGTGATGGACACGGTGAAGAACATACTCCCGAATAGCAAGGTCGTCATGGGCCGGGCCAAGCGCGGCATCTTCGCCGGCCGCCACATCCAGTTCGGCAACAAGGTCTCCGAGGACGGCGGCAACAA GTCAAGGCGAAACTGGAAGCCGAACGTTCAGGAGAAACGTCTTTTCAGTTATATTCATGACCGACACATTAGAGTCAAAGTAACCACTCATGCACTCCGGTGCATTGACAAAGCTGGCGGGATCGATGAATACCTCCTGAAGACACCTTACAACAAAATGGATACTGAGATGGGAATAGCCTGGAAGGCAAAGATTGAGAAGATGTATTCAGAGCTAGCTGGGATGGAAGTTGGCTTCTTCCCTCCCGAGGAAGAGGCTAAGATAAAGCAGGGTTTCGAGGAGGTTCGATCGGCCAAGAGAGAGTTCCGCAGCGAATCAAGAAGGGCTTTGGGTGTGGCAAACCAGAGTCAGCTAGAAGCAACTAAAGCTGATGATGACGAAACGACTGAAGTCGTGGATACAAATGAAGAGGTGTCTGATGTCGCAGAGAAGTCTTAG
- the LOC100049048 gene encoding oxygen-evolving enhancer protein 3, chloroplastic: protein MAQTMASMTGLSQGVRLPGPTGRRASRFTVRASSAEAEAAGRRAVLGLMASGVVGSAFAQVVHAGTVAAIKVGPPPPLSGGLPGTDNSDEARDFDLPLKNRFYLQPLPPAEAAVRAKESAQDILNLKPLIDKKQWPYVMNDLRLRASYLRYDLKTVISSKTTKEEKKDLKDLTGKLFATLDGLDHAAKIKSPTEAEKYYGETKTVLGDVLAKLG from the exons ATGGCGCAAACCATGGCGTCCATGACCGGCCTGTCGCAGGGCGTGCGTCTCCCAGGCCCGACCGGCAGGCGCGCCAGCAGGTTCACCGTGAGGGCGTCGTCGGCGGAGGCGgaggccgccggccgccgcgcggtCCTTGGTCTCATGGCCAGCGGAGTCGTCGGCAGCGCGTTCGCTCAGGTGGTGCACGCCGGCACCGTCGCGGCCATCAAGGTTGGCCCACCGCCGCCGCTCTCCGGTGGACTCC CCGGCACGGACAACTCCGACGAGGCAAGGGACTTCGACCTGCCCCTGAAGAACCGGTTCTACCTGCAGCCGCTGCcaccggcggaggcggcggtccgGGCCAAGGAGTCGGCCCAGGACATCCTCAACCTCAAGCCGCTCATCGACAAGAAGCAATGGCCGTACGTCATGAACGACCTCCGCCTCAGGGCCTCCTACCTACGCTATGACCTCAAGACCGTCATCTCCTCCAAGACCaccaaggaggagaagaaggacctCAAGGACCTCaccggcaagctcttcgccaccctcGACGGG CTTGACCATGCAGCCAAGATCAAGAGCCCCACCGAGGCCGAGAAGTACTACGGCGAGACCAAGACTGTTCTCGGCGATGTCCTCGCCAAGCTAGGCTAG